AAGCTGACAGTTTTGTTACTGGTTTCATGGGTTAATCATTCTTATCCCCTGATTCGGTAACTCACTGATGTTTGACCTAACTGCTGCTGACTACTCCCTTTTGTCCTGGATTCTACGGTCTGGTGTTGCTGCTGACTCGCTCTCCATCTGCTTTCATCCGGGATGCTTAATGGTGCAGTGTCAAACGCTAGAGGATGCAACTCAGTTATGGGAACTCAGATCCATCCTCCAGCTTGGAAGCATTGAGCTGTGTTTTCAAGTCAATGGCGTGTTTTATTTGGCTACCGCCCTGAGATAGTTGCACAACACAATTTAGCAATCCCTCATCTTGATAAGCTTTTTGATTCTTCTTTGCGCGAATCGTTTGCAAAGCCTCAGTTCAGCTATTCGGGCCGATCGACTTGGGTTTTAATGGTTTGCCAAACCGATAACACTCCGTCAATCCATCCTTGTGCAAAGCTAATCCGGCTTGCAGGATCGACTTCTAGTAAGTAGGCGAAGTCGGCATCGAGTTGACGTGCTTGTTCGGGACAGTTTTTCAAATCTAGGTAAGAAAACAGATAGTCGAGTACATCTTCATCGAGGGCTGTTGCTAGAGAGTGAACCCGTTCAAAGTGGCGGAAATCTTTGTAGGACAACTTCGCACTGGAGCGGATGCCTAATTCAAACCCTTCTTGGCGAACTTTGTTGAGGAGAACTTTCTTTTCGCTTTGAAGGCGTTGGACTAGATTTTGGTCTTCGGCAGATTGGACTTTAAGTTCTTCGATTGTGATAGCCATCTCTAATGCCTCCTGGCATACGGCGGAAATGTTGAAATGTTGCTTGACGGGTTGAAGTCGGACAAATAGTGACTCTGGAACGGCTATGGTGACTCTTTGGCTCACAACTTCCTCCCGCGTTCTGTCTACTCTTATACAATAGCAGGATAAATTGCATAATCAATAACTTTGAGATACTTTGTTACATAACATACAGAATAAACTAAAGAAATTATGTAGCGAGGTGGAGCGATCGCCATCTAGCCGCCAGCATCAGAAAGACCCAACCAAGCTGCAAAGGTCGATCTGTTGAGAGTTAGCGATTGTTGATGATTAACGGGGAGAACGTCACCTCTCTCTGTCTGAAGGCTTAACAACTCTGGGTGAAGATGCCTCAAGAGTTAGAGGAAAAAAGGGATTAACGCTTTTAGGCTGGTGGCGTGAGCGTGCAGGGTAGAGCAGTAACATCCTAAAACTCACGTCCATTTCTCTTCGAGATATCCCTATGACCTCATCTCATTCCTCATCGATCAATGGCGATCGCAAAATTCGCTATGCTGTTGTCGGACTTGGCTGGTTTGCTCAAGAAGCCGCAATGCCAGCTTTTGCTGAAGCTGAAAACTCCGAACTGGTTGCTTTAGTATCCGATGATTCGACCAAGTTAAAGGAACTCAGCCAGAAATATGGTATCAATCACACCTATTCCTACGAAGAATACGAAGATTGTTTAACGAGCGGTGAAGTGGATGCCGTTTACATTGCGCTTCCCAACCATCGGCATTGCGAGTATACAGTCCGAGCCGCCAAGCAAGCGATTCACGTCCTCTGCGAAAAGCCAATGGCGGTGACGGAAGATGAGTGCGAGCAAATGATTCAGGCTTGTAACGATAATGATGTGAAGCTGGCGATCGCTTACCGCTTGCATCTCGAACCCGCCAATATGCAGGCGGTTGAGATTGTGCGTTCCGGGAAAATTGGCGAACCGCGCATTTTCAACTCAGTCTTTACGCAACAGGTGACAGAGGAAGGGAATATTCGCCTGCGAGATGTCACCGGAGGCGGTACGCTCGATGATATTGGGATTTATTGCATCAATGCGGCGCGGTATCTGTTTCAAGATGAGCCAATTGAGGTGTATGCTGCTGCTGCCAATAAGGGCGAACAACGGTTTGCGGAAGTAGAGGAGATGAGTAGCGCCATTCTCCGCTTTCCTGACGAACGGCTGGCTACTTTTACCGTTAGCTTTGGCGCAGCCAAGGTTTCTACCTATCAAATTGTTGGAACTCAAGGCGATTTACGGGTAGATCCGGCCTATGCTTGGCACGGCGAACTCAAGCATTATTTAACGATTGACGGCGAGACGCAGGAACAATCTTTTCCTCCCCACAGCCAGTTAGCGGCTGAGTTTATCTACTTTTCCGATTGCATTTTAAACAATACCGATCCAGAACCATCGGGTATGGAAGGGTTAAACGATGTGCGGATTATTCGAGCGTTGTATCAGTCGATCGAACAGGGGCAACCCGTACCGCTTGAGCCACTAGACTATCATCAACGTCCCACAAAAGATAATGCAATACAGCGTCCTGCCAATCCAGAAAGACCGGATTTGGTGAATGCGGCGAGTCCTGGTGGAAGTAAGCTGTAGGAGAAGTATGACTGAACCATTGAAAAAGGGCGATCGCGTTGAATGGCACTCTTCGGGAGGAACTTCACGCGGCGAAATTAAAGAAGTCATTACTGAACCGACTGACTTTAAAAACCATCACTTTGCAGCCTCTCAAGAGCATCCTGAATATCTGGTGGAAAGCGAAAAAAGTGGCAAGCAAGCCATTCATAAAGCAGAAGCCCTCAAGAAAATTCAAGATTGAGCGATCGCGCTTACCCTCTGGACTCTATTGCTTTTTGGAATTGTGCCAGATACCAGCGATCGCGCCCTTCTTCTTCATGCTTGGCAATAATTCCCAATGCTTCCAGACTTTCGAGACAGGTGAGAATAGTGGGTTTTTGTCGAGATGCGCCTTTGAATTGAGCCGCAATTTGCTCCACTGTCCACTCGCCGCCTTGAGTGCGAAGCAAATCGCGCACGGCTGCAAGTTGGTCTTTGAAGGCTTTGGGGAATTTTTGTTGCTCGATAGCCGCACTTTCTTCTGGAAGGTCTACAATGCCTTCCAGCACTTGCTGAACGGGTGTTTCACCGGGAGCTTGATATTCTGGACGCAACCAGCGAATTAATCCATTGCGCTCTTCTTCAGCCCGTTTTGCGTTTAAGGCGACCAAGCGTTCCAAAATGATTTCATCAATACTCTGATTGTCAGAGATTTCGCCCTCATTCCCAGGCTTTTTCCCCTCATCCCCAGCCCTTCTCCCTAGGGGAGAAGGGGGTTGGAGGGGGTTTAAATTCTGGTTCCCCTCGCCCTCTGGGAGAGGGGTTAGGGGTGAGGGCAAATACTGTGCAATAGTCTCTAAAACAGCTTCTGTGTTACTAAAAACTTCTTCATTACGGAAGCGCAAAACTGTGAAGCCATTTGCCTGCATCCATTGGTCGCGATCGCGATCTCTGTGCTGTTGCTGTGGCTGTTGATGAATTTTGCCATCTAGTTCGATGACTATGCGAGCCGTATGGCAATAAAAGTCAGCAATAAATTGCCCTAGATTATGTTGTCTGCGGAATTTG
This sequence is a window from Desertifilum tharense IPPAS B-1220. Protein-coding genes within it:
- a CDS encoding DUF2945 domain-containing protein gives rise to the protein MTEPLKKGDRVEWHSSGGTSRGEIKEVITEPTDFKNHHFAASQEHPEYLVESEKSGKQAIHKAEALKKIQD
- a CDS encoding Gfo/Idh/MocA family protein; this encodes MTSSHSSSINGDRKIRYAVVGLGWFAQEAAMPAFAEAENSELVALVSDDSTKLKELSQKYGINHTYSYEEYEDCLTSGEVDAVYIALPNHRHCEYTVRAAKQAIHVLCEKPMAVTEDECEQMIQACNDNDVKLAIAYRLHLEPANMQAVEIVRSGKIGEPRIFNSVFTQQVTEEGNIRLRDVTGGGTLDDIGIYCINAARYLFQDEPIEVYAAAANKGEQRFAEVEEMSSAILRFPDERLATFTVSFGAAKVSTYQIVGTQGDLRVDPAYAWHGELKHYLTIDGETQEQSFPPHSQLAAEFIYFSDCILNNTDPEPSGMEGLNDVRIIRALYQSIEQGQPVPLEPLDYHQRPTKDNAIQRPANPERPDLVNAASPGGSKL